Proteins from a single region of Gossypium arboreum isolate Shixiya-1 chromosome 1, ASM2569848v2, whole genome shotgun sequence:
- the LOC108481385 gene encoding uncharacterized protein LOC108481385, producing MKSISRSFKAEAFHRYLKPGALAQLRDSKINARSNKLKLFRLDSIPSLSPSQTQIQISDFDQIPRFLSKIYRGSCCLQRKKLLAPKSILLVNFQASSQSLESRESDRNSESRSNRNGDNLLINVLNNDVVVAH from the coding sequence ATGAAATCCATTTCAAGATCCTTCAAGGCTGAAGCATTCCACAGGTATCTAAAGCCAGGAGCTTTAGCCCAACTAAGGGACTCCAAAATCAATGCCAGATCCAACAAGCTCAAGCTATTTCGACTTGACTCGATCCCATCTTTGAGTCCAAGCCAAACCCAGATCCAAATTTCAGATTTTGATCAGATCCCAAGGTTCCTTAGCAAGATCTATAGAGGTTCATGTTGTCTCCAAAGGAAGAAGCTTTTGGCTCCCAAATCTATTTTGCTTGTCAATTTTCAGGCTTCTAGTCAAAGTTTAGAATCTAGGGAGAGCGATAGGAATAGTGAGAGTAGAAGTAATAGAAATGGTGATAATTTGTTGATTAACGTGCTAAACAATGATGTTGTTGTGGCTCATTGA
- the LOC108481386 gene encoding aconitate hydratase, cytoplasmic — protein sequence MGGKIGEIGLRKKENVFRALKKRDFNTYGSRRSNDEVMARGAFANIRFVNKLLKGEFSPKIIHVPTGDKLNVYDAAMKYEATGQDTIILAGSDYGSGSSRDWAAKGPMLVGVKAVIAKSFERESGRYGIITCCFKAGEDADTLGLTGLERHKIHLPSKICEIRAGQDVTITTDTRKSFTCSVRFNSKVELAFFNHGAILPFIIQNLNKE from the exons ATGGGTGGGAAAATTGGAGAAATAGGGCTGAGAAAGAAAGAGAATGTTTTTAGGGCTTTGAAAAAG AGGGACTTCAATACCTATGGTAGTCGTCGAAGCAATGATGAGGTAATGGCAAGGGGTGCATTTGCCAATATCCGCTTTGTTAACAAGCTCTTGAAGGGGGAGTTTAGCCCCAAGATAATTCATGTCCCAACAGGAGATAAACTCAATGTATATGATGCTGCAATG AAGTACGAGGCCACCGGGCAGGACACTATTATCTTAGCTGGATCAGATTATGGAAGCGGCAGCTCACGAGATTGGGCGGCCAAAGGCCCAATGTTAGTG GGAGTCAAAGCAGTGATTGCTAAGAGCTTCGAGAGAGAATCTGGTCGGTATGGGATCATAACATGTTGTTTCAAGGCTGGAGAGGATGCTGATACACTAGGATTAACAGGTCTCGAGCGCCATAAAATTCACCTACCAAGTAAAATCTGTGAGATAAGAGCAGGCCAAGATGTTACCATCACAACCGACACCAGAAAATCCTTCACATGTTCTGTCCGCTTCAATTCAAAG GTGGAATTGGCTTTCTTTAATCATGGTGCAATACTTCCATTCATCATTCAAAACCTTAACAAGGAGTGA
- the LOC108481990 gene encoding ATP synthase gamma chain, chloroplastic-like, whose translation MYSSNLPIWVSSKPSNSNKNILFYQFNQNLFFQFSKRLPPKSLSQSPSPFTRIRCCLRELRKRIETVKSTQKITEAMKLVAAAKVRRAQEAVINGRPFTEALVELLYTINESLQCDDVDCPLTVIRLVKKVALVVITGDRGLCGSFNSAVIKKAESRISDLKGLGLDYTVISVGKKGNSYFSRKDDISVERFVEGVGFPTAKEAQMIADDVFSLFVTEEVDKVELVYTKFVSLVKSDPVIRTLLPLSVRGEVFDVNGNCVDAVEDELFMLTTKEGKLAVERDKVRVEGGPISPLMQFEQDPVQILDAMIPLYLNSQILRALQESLASELAARMNAMSNATDNAVELKKNLSIVYNRERQAKITSEILEIVAGAEALT comes from the coding sequence ATGTATTCATCAAATCTACCTATTTGGGTCTCATCAAAGCCTTcaaattccaataaaaatatacTCTTTTATCAATTTAACCAAAACCTATTTTTCCAATTTTCTAAAAGATTACCACCAAAAAGCCTCTCTCAATCTCCTTCACCCTTTACTCGGATTCGTTGCTGCCTTCGTGAGCTCAGAAAACGAATTGAAACAGTAAAAAGCACTCAAAAAATCACTGAAGCAATGAAGCTGGTGGCTGCTGCAAAGGTTAGGAGAGCTCAAGAAGCTGTCATCAACGGTAGGCCTTTTACTGAGGCTTTAGTTGAGTTACTTTACACTATTAATGAAAGTTTACAATGTGACGATGTTGATTGTCCTTTAACTGTTATTAGGCTTGTTAAGAAAGTAGCTCTAGTTGTTATAACTGGTGATAGGGGTCTTTGTGGTAGTTTCAACAGTGCAGTGATAAAAAAGGCTGAGTCCCGGATTTCGGATTTGAAAGGTCTTGGATTGGATTACACTGTTATTAGTGTAGGAAAAAAGGGTAATTCTTATTTTAGTCGGAAAGATGATATTTCGGTTGAAAGATTTGTTGAAGGAGTAGGGTTTCCTACTGCAAAAGAAGCTCAGATGATTGCTGATGATGTTTTCTCATTGTTTGTTACTGAAGAGGTTGATAAGGTTGAGCTTGTGTACACAAAGTTTGTATCTTTGGTGAAGTCGGATCCGGTGATCCGTACTCTGCTTCCTTTGTCGGTGAGAGGGGAGGTTTTTGATGTGAATGGGAATTGTGTTGATGCTGTGGAAGATGAGTTGTTTATGTTGACAACCAAGGAAGGGAAGCTGGCTGTGGAGAGGGATAAAGTGAGGGTGGAAGGAGGGCCAATTTCTCCTCTTATGCAGTTCGAGCAAGATCCGGTTCAAATTCTTGATGCCATGATACCTCTTTATTTGAACAGTCAGATCTTGAGGGCATTGCAGGAATCGTTGGCTAGTGAGCTTGCGGCTAGGATGAATGCAATGAGTAATGCTACTGATAATGCAGTTGAGTTGAAGAAGAATCTTTCAATTGTCTATAATCGGGAGCGACAGGCAAAAATAACCAGTGAGATTCTGGAGATTGTTGCTGGAGCTGAGGCACTTacataa